The sequence CCCCGGGCACTGGCCCCGAAGGGCGGAATGGACGGGAATGATGATCCGGACAATGCCAGCTCTCGGCAGCTGGATGATGTGATGGTCAAAGATCCGTATTGCAATGTATACTTTCCGAAGCGAACCGGGATACATCTCGAATTTGAGGGGAAAAATCTGTATTTTTGCAGTAAAGCGTGCAGAGATAAATTTATCGCATTAAACGGTAAACGTGAGGGGTAGTGCGCGAACGAAAATCCGGCAGGCACTCGTTGACACGCATATGGTAGATAGAACC is a genomic window of Desulfobacterales bacterium containing:
- a CDS encoding YHS domain-containing protein, giving the protein MRLILLALLIYLIYQAIKPRALAPKGGMDGNDDPDNASSRQLDDVMVKDPYCNVYFPKRTGIHLEFEGKNLYFCSKACRDKFIALNGKREG